In Pedobacter heparinus DSM 2366, the following are encoded in one genomic region:
- a CDS encoding ligand-binding sensor domain-containing protein produces the protein MKHSGLKYLLFYLALLLPFFATADNIQRIGVPYVQNYPKSVYLSGNQNWSIAKDKYGIMYFGNAQGLLSFDGKYWQQYKLPNRQIVRSVATAADGTIYTGGFGEFGYWSDKNKHLSYTSLTNLIPHPHRLKDEIWKIYTFGKKVIFQSFSAIYIYENKKISVVTAQQSLLFLHQVGQRFYVEVNGKGLFELTGNKLIPLKNNGLVLPKGVLSILPYQNGSLLIGTSKDGLFVYNGENFNPLNTPANTFLKTYQLNNGTRIQDRYYAYGTILNGLIIIDETGNIVQRINKSSGLQNNTVLSLYADQDQNLWAGLDNGIDRIELNSPLYFYFDKTGQFGTVYSSLIYKNNIYLGTNQGLFYSTWASGRGNLFNTFDFKLIPNSQGQVWDLTLIDDQLFCGHNDGTFKVTGNKLENISTVKGGWTIKKLHSNPNFLIQGTYNGLVLFKKDGAGQWVFWHKIENFGEPSRYVEQDTRGDIWVSHAYKGLYKLSLSPDFKKVTTIKTYDERNGLPGDYNINIFTLENRLVFSSDEGFFIYDEISNRFTKYTTLNKELGSFAGANKIIDAGSKKYWFINHGKMGLVHLLEPGKVQVDSSTFSILDGRMVQYYENISKISDKIYLMSVDDGFVIYNATENRNGKNHTILPQVLIRKIEDITDTYHTISEFGDKDTEIEIPFSRNSIRISFALPWYRQSKIKFQYYLEGYSKQWSDWSAASQKDFTNLGQGSYVFKVRARINESTVSKVTEFRFTIHPPFYASNWAIALYLILFILLLFTFKRLYERKLRKDQRAISDKLQAEKEAFLKKEAEATEKQIIKLQTEKLQAELAGKNRELANSAMSLVYKNELLQKLSQEILKLKDESGKPLAEDQLRKIQKVIDEGMNDERDWNLFESSFNEAHESFFKKLKVNHPDLVPNDLKLCAYLRMNMSSKEMASLLNISLRGVEIRRYRLRKKLDVPHDKNLVEFLMEL, from the coding sequence ATGAAGCACTCTGGCCTTAAATACCTTTTATTTTATCTCGCTTTACTCTTACCTTTTTTTGCAACGGCAGATAACATACAACGTATCGGGGTTCCTTATGTGCAAAACTATCCCAAATCGGTTTACCTTTCGGGTAATCAGAACTGGTCTATAGCCAAAGACAAATACGGCATCATGTATTTTGGCAATGCCCAGGGTCTGCTCAGCTTTGACGGCAAATACTGGCAGCAGTACAAACTGCCTAACCGGCAAATTGTACGTTCGGTAGCTACCGCTGCAGACGGCACCATTTACACTGGCGGATTTGGTGAATTCGGCTACTGGTCGGACAAAAACAAACACCTTAGCTACACTTCTTTAACCAACCTTATCCCCCATCCGCACCGGCTTAAAGACGAGATCTGGAAAATATATACCTTTGGCAAAAAAGTCATCTTTCAATCCTTCTCGGCCATTTATATTTACGAGAACAAAAAGATCAGTGTAGTTACGGCACAGCAATCGCTCCTTTTTCTGCACCAGGTTGGCCAGCGTTTTTATGTGGAAGTAAATGGGAAGGGGCTCTTTGAGCTTACAGGCAACAAATTAATCCCCTTAAAAAACAACGGCTTAGTCCTGCCAAAAGGTGTATTGTCTATACTGCCCTATCAAAACGGCAGCCTTTTGATCGGTACAAGTAAAGATGGGCTTTTTGTATATAACGGTGAAAACTTTAACCCCTTAAACACTCCGGCAAATACCTTCCTTAAAACCTACCAGTTAAACAATGGTACACGTATACAGGACCGCTATTATGCTTACGGCACCATTCTGAACGGTCTGATCATCATAGACGAGACGGGAAACATCGTACAGCGTATCAATAAATCGAGTGGCCTGCAAAACAATACGGTACTGAGCCTATATGCCGATCAGGACCAGAACCTGTGGGCCGGTCTCGATAACGGGATAGACCGGATAGAACTCAATTCACCCCTGTACTTTTACTTTGATAAAACAGGACAGTTCGGAACGGTATACTCCAGCCTGATCTATAAAAACAACATTTACCTGGGCACCAACCAGGGCCTATTTTACAGTACCTGGGCATCCGGAAGGGGAAACCTTTTCAATACCTTCGATTTCAAACTGATCCCCAATTCACAGGGTCAGGTATGGGACCTTACCTTAATAGACGACCAGTTATTTTGTGGCCACAATGATGGTACTTTTAAGGTAACGGGTAATAAACTGGAAAACATTTCGACGGTAAAAGGGGGCTGGACCATCAAAAAACTACACTCAAATCCCAATTTTTTAATTCAGGGCACTTATAACGGGCTGGTGCTGTTTAAAAAAGATGGAGCCGGACAATGGGTATTCTGGCATAAGATAGAGAATTTTGGAGAACCTTCCCGTTATGTAGAGCAGGATACCAGGGGCGACATTTGGGTAAGCCATGCCTACAAGGGCCTGTATAAGCTAAGCCTCAGTCCGGACTTTAAAAAGGTCACCACCATAAAAACCTATGATGAAAGGAATGGCCTGCCGGGGGATTATAACATCAATATCTTCACGCTGGAAAACCGTTTGGTTTTTTCTTCAGATGAAGGATTTTTTATTTACGACGAGATCAGCAACCGTTTTACCAAATACACAACACTGAACAAGGAACTGGGCAGTTTTGCCGGTGCCAATAAGATCATTGATGCGGGCTCAAAAAAATACTGGTTCATCAACCATGGAAAAATGGGACTTGTGCACTTACTGGAACCAGGAAAAGTCCAGGTAGATTCCAGCACTTTCAGCATCCTGGACGGCAGGATGGTACAGTACTATGAAAACATCAGCAAAATAAGCGATAAGATCTATCTGATGAGCGTGGACGATGGTTTTGTCATTTACAACGCCACTGAAAACCGAAATGGGAAAAACCATACAATACTCCCCCAGGTACTCATCCGAAAAATTGAGGACATCACCGATACCTACCATACGATCAGCGAGTTTGGCGACAAGGATACTGAAATTGAGATTCCTTTTAGCCGCAACAGCATCCGTATTTCTTTTGCCCTGCCCTGGTACAGGCAATCCAAAATTAAATTTCAGTACTATCTGGAGGGTTATTCCAAACAATGGTCTGACTGGAGTGCAGCCTCACAAAAAGATTTCACCAACCTGGGCCAGGGTAGTTATGTCTTTAAAGTAAGGGCACGCATCAACGAGAGCACGGTTAGTAAGGTTACCGAGTTCAGGTTTACCATACACCCTCCATTTTATGCCAGTAACTGGGCCATTGCTTTATATCTTATCCTGTTTATATTGCTGCTCTTTACCTTTAAACGGCTTTATGAGCGTAAGCTAAGAAAAGATCAGCGGGCCATATCTGATAAATTACAGGCAGAGAAAGAGGCATTCCTTAAAAAAGAAGCTGAAGCAACAGAAAAGCAGATCATCAAATTGCAGACAGAGAAACTCCAGGCCGAACTGGCGGGCAAGAACAGGGAACTGGCCAACTCGGCCATGAGCCTGGTTTACAAAAATGAACTGCTGCAGAAGCTGAGCCAGGAAATCCTTAAACTGAAAGATGAAAGCGGAAAACCGCTTGCCGAAGATCAGCTCAGAAAAATCCAGAAGGTAATAGATGAAGGTATGAATGATGAACGCGACTGGAACCTTTTTGAAAGCAGCTTCAACGAAGCCCACGAGAGCTTCTTTAAAAAACTGAAAGTAAACCATCCCGATCTGGTACCCAACGATCTTAAACTTTGTGCTTACCTGCGCATGAACATGAGCAGTAAAGAAATGGCATCTTTATTGAACATTTCTTTAAGAGGTGTAGAAATACGGCGTTACAGACTGCGTAAAAAGCTGGATGTGCCCCATGACAAGAACCTTGTAGAGTTCCTGATGGAGCTGTAA
- a CDS encoding aminopeptidase C — MIKISMKPLWLAAGLLFGSTAGFAQDNLVNSLKNNQSANSANSFIFTPVINAEATSIKDQKSSGTCWSYSTNSFLESEMIRMGKKPVDLADLFTARNAYIEKGINYVRMHGALTLGDGGACHDVINMFAKYGALPQEVYNGNNYGSPGSSDRMNKLTEAILKKAVAGKFDPSWKAKYIATIDSCMGAVPEKFTYEGKEYTPKTFAKEVVGINPADYVELSSFTTSPYYEKTVLMVPDNWSYDQVYNVQMNDITSIIDNALKKGFTVAWATDVSEKGFSWKNGVAYVPEKDFDNMSADEKKTMFNGPKPEKEITVDMRQTAFDDYETTDDHGMQITGIAKDQAGKEYYIVKNSWGVSNDYKGYLYVTRNFVKYKTTAFLLHKNGIPSDLRKKMKI; from the coding sequence ATGATTAAAATTTCAATGAAACCATTGTGGTTGGCTGCAGGTCTGCTCTTTGGTTCAACTGCTGGTTTTGCACAGGACAACCTTGTAAACTCACTAAAAAACAACCAGAGCGCAAATAGTGCCAACAGCTTTATTTTTACGCCTGTAATTAATGCAGAGGCAACTTCAATAAAGGACCAAAAATCTTCTGGTACCTGCTGGAGCTACAGCACCAATTCATTCCTGGAATCAGAAATGATCCGTATGGGTAAAAAGCCTGTCGACCTTGCCGATCTTTTTACTGCGCGTAATGCTTATATCGAAAAAGGGATCAATTATGTACGCATGCATGGGGCCCTAACTTTGGGTGATGGCGGTGCCTGTCACGATGTGATCAATATGTTTGCCAAATATGGCGCATTGCCACAGGAAGTTTATAACGGTAATAATTATGGTAGCCCCGGTTCGTCTGACAGGATGAACAAGCTGACAGAAGCGATCCTGAAAAAAGCTGTTGCGGGTAAATTTGATCCGAGCTGGAAAGCAAAATATATTGCCACTATTGATTCCTGCATGGGTGCTGTACCGGAAAAATTTACTTATGAAGGTAAAGAATATACCCCTAAAACTTTTGCCAAAGAAGTTGTAGGGATCAACCCGGCCGATTATGTGGAACTTTCTTCGTTTACTACCAGTCCGTACTATGAAAAAACCGTACTCATGGTACCCGACAATTGGTCGTACGATCAGGTATACAATGTGCAAATGAATGACATTACCTCGATTATTGACAATGCGCTTAAAAAAGGGTTTACTGTGGCCTGGGCAACGGATGTAAGTGAAAAAGGTTTTAGCTGGAAGAACGGTGTAGCTTATGTGCCGGAAAAAGATTTTGATAATATGTCTGCCGATGAAAAGAAAACCATGTTTAACGGTCCAAAACCAGAGAAGGAGATTACAGTAGACATGCGTCAGACAGCTTTTGATGATTATGAAACAACGGATGACCATGGGATGCAGATTACGGGTATTGCCAAAGATCAGGCGGGTAAAGAATACTATATTGTTAAAAATTCTTGGGGCGTTTCCAACGATTATAAAGGATATTTATACGTAACCAGAAATTTTGTAAAATACAAAACTACAGCATTCTTACTGCATAAAAACGGCATTCCGTCAGATCTGAGAAAAAAAATGAAGATCTGA
- a CDS encoding DUF5686 and carboxypeptidase regulatory-like domain-containing protein, with product MKKLFLTLALFILTITTLLAQQFKLSGSIKDTEGQPVSFASVYLKNTTKGTSANIDGFYRLAIDRGSFTIVYKAIGYKAIEKEITISGDVSENIILSPEAYTLTGVTISANAEDPAYAIIRQAIKNRKTHLTEVPAYTSNVYIKGVQKLVGAPKKVFGRDVQKMLDLDTNRKGILYLSESTSTFAFQRPDKIHEEMISSKIAGRNNAFSFNKASDLIINFYENILLEDKLSSRGFVSPISDNAFLYYRYKLLGVNTENGITVNKIQLIPRRDHDPVFRGIIYISDDSWHLVNAEVYLTKNTGINLLDTLNITQQFLKVENTYMPSNINFRFNGNVFGFKFEGYYIGVYSNYNIRPDFPKNYFTGEILKISRAVNKKDSLFWLNNRPIPLTQEESRDYVRKDSIAVLKTSKRYLDSLERVNNKFGLVKLAVTGYTINNRFERKYYKFDPLYRSIFYNTVEGFALKYGVTYTKGLQDRSYYNIRPEARYGFSNKTFTGSLAANYYYNPVKRANISFSAGSGIYDLNNYGSMSLLGNSINSLFFETNFSKFYKKEFVNIGATKELANGLQATLGLDYSRNTNLINTTHFKIKDLKGEEFTSNNPFTPETETPLFPTYRALTLNATLNYTIGQEFITRPDGKFYQPSKYPVIELSYKKGIHNVLSSDVNYDLASLEVSQNRISSGLWGYSSFVAGVGKFLNNNKVFYPEFKHFRGNNSLFSTPDLRKFLFLDFYIFSTDREYLEAHFEHNFSGLLTNKVPLLRKLKLEELVGASYLSQPLKRNYTEFYFGLQRLIFRAAYGFAYDGSKRVEHGFRFSYGF from the coding sequence ATGAAGAAACTATTTTTAACGCTGGCACTGTTTATTCTGACTATCACGACCTTGCTTGCCCAGCAATTTAAATTAAGCGGCAGCATAAAAGACACAGAAGGACAGCCGGTATCCTTTGCATCGGTATACCTCAAAAACACCACTAAAGGCACCTCTGCCAATATTGATGGCTTTTACCGCCTGGCTATAGATAGGGGCAGCTTTACCATTGTATACAAAGCCATTGGCTATAAAGCAATAGAAAAAGAAATAACCATAAGCGGTGACGTTTCGGAAAATATAATACTTAGCCCCGAGGCTTATACACTCACTGGTGTTACCATTAGCGCAAATGCTGAAGACCCTGCATACGCCATCATACGGCAGGCTATAAAAAATAGAAAAACACATTTAACAGAAGTACCTGCTTATACCAGCAATGTTTACATTAAAGGTGTTCAAAAACTGGTAGGTGCACCAAAAAAGGTATTTGGCAGAGATGTTCAAAAAATGCTCGACCTGGATACCAATCGTAAGGGTATCCTCTATTTATCTGAATCTACCTCTACATTTGCCTTCCAGCGACCAGATAAGATCCATGAAGAAATGATCTCTTCTAAAATCGCAGGCAGGAACAATGCCTTCAGTTTCAATAAAGCGTCAGACCTCATCATCAATTTTTACGAGAACATCCTGCTTGAGGACAAGCTTAGCTCCAGGGGCTTTGTTTCTCCCATTTCAGACAATGCCTTTCTGTACTACCGGTACAAACTGCTGGGTGTGAACACAGAGAACGGAATTACTGTAAACAAGATCCAGCTTATTCCGCGCCGTGACCACGATCCGGTGTTCAGGGGCATTATCTATATCAGTGACGATAGCTGGCACCTGGTCAATGCAGAGGTTTACCTTACAAAAAATACAGGCATCAATTTGCTCGACACCTTAAACATCACCCAACAGTTTCTAAAGGTAGAAAACACCTATATGCCTTCCAACATCAACTTCCGGTTTAACGGAAATGTATTTGGGTTTAAATTTGAAGGTTATTACATAGGTGTTTACAGCAATTATAACATCCGGCCCGATTTCCCTAAAAACTACTTTACCGGCGAAATCCTCAAAATCTCCAGGGCGGTAAACAAAAAAGACTCCCTGTTCTGGCTAAACAACCGACCTATTCCGCTTACACAGGAGGAAAGCCGGGATTATGTACGTAAGGATAGTATTGCTGTCCTTAAAACCTCAAAACGATATCTTGATTCGCTGGAAAGGGTAAACAACAAATTTGGCCTGGTTAAACTTGCCGTAACAGGTTACACCATCAACAACCGTTTTGAAAGAAAATACTATAAATTTGATCCGCTATACCGTTCTATATTTTACAATACCGTTGAAGGCTTTGCCCTTAAATATGGTGTAACGTATACTAAAGGCCTGCAAGACCGCAGTTATTACAATATCAGGCCCGAAGCCAGGTATGGCTTCTCTAATAAGACCTTTACAGGAAGCCTGGCAGCCAATTATTATTACAACCCGGTTAAACGGGCAAATATTAGCTTCAGTGCCGGATCGGGTATTTACGATCTTAACAATTATGGCTCCATGAGTTTGCTGGGCAACTCTATCAACTCCTTATTTTTTGAAACCAATTTTTCCAAATTCTATAAAAAGGAATTCGTTAATATAGGGGCTACAAAAGAACTGGCCAACGGACTTCAGGCTACACTGGGCCTTGACTATTCCCGCAATACCAATCTGATAAACACCACTCATTTTAAGATTAAGGATTTAAAAGGCGAAGAATTTACCTCTAACAACCCCTTTACGCCTGAAACAGAAACACCACTGTTCCCAACCTATAGGGCACTGACTTTAAATGCTACTTTAAATTATACGATCGGGCAAGAATTCATTACGCGGCCTGATGGCAAATTTTATCAGCCATCCAAATACCCGGTCATCGAACTGTCTTACAAGAAAGGTATTCACAATGTATTGAGCAGCGATGTAAACTACGATCTGGCGTCTTTGGAAGTTTCACAAAACAGGATCAGTAGTGGCCTTTGGGGTTATTCATCCTTTGTTGCAGGTGTAGGGAAGTTCCTGAACAACAACAAAGTATTTTATCCTGAATTTAAACACTTCAGAGGAAACAATTCCCTGTTTTCTACGCCCGATCTCAGAAAGTTCCTTTTCCTTGATTTCTATATCTTTAGTACTGACCGGGAATACCTGGAGGCACATTTTGAGCATAACTTTTCAGGATTGCTGACCAATAAAGTACCATTGCTGCGCAAACTGAAACTGGAAGAGCTTGTTGGGGCCAGCTACTTAAGTCAGCCTTTAAAGAGAAATTATACTGAGTTTTACTTTGGCCTACAACGATTAATTTTCCGTGCAGCTTATGGATTTGCTTATGACGGAAGCAAAAGAGTTGAACATGGTTTCAGGTTCTCCTATGGGTTTTAA
- a CDS encoding SusC/RagA family TonB-linked outer membrane protein, whose translation MKRIFTKLSVLTFLCFLFTSVTQAQDLTVTGVVTDLADKLPLPGVSVQVKGTQKGTTTDAMGKYAISAPANATLVFTSIGYTSREMQIGNQTTINVVLSSASQDLEGVVVVGYGTQRKRDLTGAITQIKGDEVAKMPNTNPLSSLQGKVAGLTVVNSGTPGAAPTVRIRGVNSTTSGGNNPLYVVDGVHQDNIDYINPADIESIEVLKDPSSIAIFGLQGGNGVIVVTTKRAAKGQTTINLQSSAGVQKVLNTIDVTNAAQFIKLYNNLLANSGLGSYDYTNYTADTDWQKEILQSAFQSNNNLSISNSGEKSTTLINLGYNTMEGVVKFGKYQRYVARVNEEIRINDNIKIGADITGTHWILNNSSGDLNNALWAAPIVGIRESETAYYAMPGFQRGQVGNPVARIYQNDRNSINKGYRVVGNLFADVTFLKKFKWRSQFYTDLGFNNNRGYTGLPFTVIYLGEGNIPTTRFDNPNARTSVRQGADEFRKFQQDHTITYENTFNNDHKVTAVAGFTSIFRSETKLSGDRTDIGLNIPDDPAYWYIGIADKSNPSGVTGSGEERASMGYFARVNYAYKDRYLINATYRRDGLSSIAPQNRWGNFGGIGLGWVLSEESFFKNIKGVDFLKLRGSWGTTGNGQGLPPNIFRPGVTTSGSGVFGDNIYPGIAPAYIADPNLKWEVVRGLDLGMDLKALNSRLSAEINVYDRTTKDIITQITLLNTSGSYPYRTNLGTISNKGIEVALGWNDKIGSDFTYNITPNFSYNKNEVVSIGNNINFLLTGNGGANRTITGESIGHFYGYKQIGIYQSTADLDKMARLSNSLPGDIAYQDTDGDGKITPADRIKLGSPFPAWSYGLNLNLGYKGFDVLLQGQGVAGNKVYTQRRTATFADLNFETNRLNAWTGPGTSNVEPILQKGRLNNYLFSSYYLEPGDYFRLRTVQLGYTFKPAMLAKAGVKNLRLYVSGQNIHTWTKTTGYSPEAPISDVLGGGADNGVYPIPAVYTFGINATF comes from the coding sequence ATGAAAAGAATCTTTACAAAACTTTCAGTTTTAACTTTTCTCTGTTTTCTTTTTACGAGCGTAACACAAGCACAGGACCTTACTGTAACTGGTGTAGTAACAGATTTAGCAGATAAACTGCCGCTACCTGGTGTCAGTGTACAGGTAAAAGGAACCCAGAAAGGAACAACCACAGATGCAATGGGCAAATATGCCATCAGCGCACCTGCAAATGCAACCCTGGTTTTCACATCCATTGGGTATACCAGCCGTGAAATGCAGATCGGCAATCAAACCACAATTAATGTCGTGCTTTCCTCTGCCTCCCAAGACCTTGAAGGTGTAGTTGTAGTAGGTTATGGCACGCAAAGAAAACGTGATCTAACAGGAGCAATTACACAGATCAAAGGCGACGAAGTGGCAAAAATGCCAAACACCAATCCTCTATCTTCTTTACAGGGTAAAGTAGCCGGTTTAACCGTTGTAAACAGTGGCACACCCGGTGCCGCACCTACCGTAAGGATCAGGGGGGTAAACAGCACAACATCAGGAGGCAACAATCCTCTTTATGTAGTTGACGGCGTGCATCAGGACAATATCGATTACATCAATCCCGCAGATATAGAAAGCATTGAAGTATTAAAAGACCCTTCTTCTATAGCTATTTTTGGTTTGCAGGGAGGAAACGGTGTGATTGTAGTTACCACAAAACGGGCAGCTAAAGGACAAACCACCATTAACCTTCAAAGTTCTGCCGGTGTACAAAAAGTATTGAATACCATTGATGTAACCAATGCAGCACAATTCATTAAATTGTACAACAACCTACTCGCTAATTCCGGATTGGGATCTTACGATTATACCAATTATACTGCAGATACCGATTGGCAGAAAGAAATCCTCCAATCAGCCTTTCAAAGCAACAATAACCTGAGCATTTCCAATAGCGGTGAAAAATCAACCACATTGATCAACCTGGGATACAATACAATGGAAGGTGTAGTTAAATTTGGAAAGTATCAAAGATATGTAGCCCGGGTAAACGAGGAAATAAGAATAAATGATAACATTAAAATTGGCGCAGATATAACAGGAACACACTGGATTCTGAACAACTCGAGCGGAGATCTGAACAATGCATTATGGGCAGCCCCGATAGTTGGCATCAGGGAAAGTGAAACTGCTTATTATGCCATGCCTGGATTTCAGCGGGGCCAGGTTGGTAATCCGGTAGCCAGGATTTACCAAAACGACAGAAACAGCATTAACAAAGGTTACCGGGTAGTCGGAAACCTTTTCGCCGATGTTACTTTCCTGAAAAAATTTAAATGGAGGTCGCAGTTTTATACCGACCTTGGTTTCAACAATAACCGGGGATATACAGGCCTGCCCTTTACTGTTATCTATTTAGGAGAAGGCAATATCCCTACCACCAGATTCGACAATCCAAATGCCCGTACTTCGGTAAGACAGGGAGCTGACGAATTCAGAAAGTTTCAGCAGGACCACACAATAACTTATGAAAACACCTTTAATAACGACCATAAGGTAACAGCTGTTGCAGGTTTTACTTCTATCTTCAGAAGTGAGACTAAACTTTCCGGGGACCGGACAGACATCGGGCTAAATATTCCAGATGACCCTGCTTACTGGTACATTGGCATTGCCGACAAAAGCAATCCAAGTGGTGTAACCGGTAGTGGTGAAGAAAGGGCCTCAATGGGTTATTTTGCAAGGGTAAACTATGCTTATAAAGACAGATACCTGATAAATGCCACTTATAGAAGAGACGGGCTGTCCAGTATTGCCCCTCAAAACCGCTGGGGTAATTTTGGCGGTATTGGTTTGGGATGGGTGCTCTCCGAAGAAAGCTTCTTCAAAAACATTAAAGGTGTTGACTTTTTGAAACTTCGTGGTTCATGGGGAACAACAGGTAACGGACAGGGCTTACCTCCCAATATCTTCAGACCAGGTGTTACCACCTCTGGCTCGGGCGTGTTCGGCGACAACATTTATCCCGGCATTGCACCTGCCTATATTGCAGATCCAAACCTGAAATGGGAAGTAGTAAGAGGATTAGACTTGGGAATGGATCTGAAAGCTTTGAACAGCCGCTTAAGCGCAGAAATTAATGTATATGACCGTACAACAAAAGACATCATTACCCAGATCACTTTATTGAATACTAGCGGAAGCTATCCTTACCGTACCAATCTGGGCACTATATCCAATAAAGGAATTGAGGTGGCCCTGGGGTGGAATGATAAAATCGGCAGTGATTTCACCTATAATATCACACCTAATTTTAGTTACAATAAAAACGAAGTCGTATCCATCGGAAATAACATTAACTTCCTGCTAACCGGAAATGGCGGTGCAAACAGGACCATTACCGGAGAATCGATAGGTCACTTTTATGGATATAAGCAAATAGGCATTTATCAATCGACTGCCGATCTGGACAAAATGGCCAGGCTATCCAACTCACTCCCTGGTGATATTGCCTATCAGGATACAGATGGTGATGGTAAGATCACACCTGCCGACCGGATTAAGCTAGGTTCTCCCTTTCCTGCCTGGAGTTATGGCCTGAACCTGAACTTAGGCTACAAAGGTTTCGATGTTTTGTTACAGGGACAAGGTGTTGCCGGCAATAAAGTATACACCCAGCGCCGTACCGCAACTTTTGCTGACCTGAACTTTGAAACCAACAGATTAAATGCCTGGACAGGGCCAGGAACCAGTAACGTTGAACCCATTTTACAGAAAGGCAGACTCAACAACTACCTGTTCAGCAGCTATTACCTGGAGCCGGGAGATTACTTCCGTCTGCGTACCGTACAATTGGGTTATACCTTTAAACCAGCTATGCTGGCAAAAGCAGGTGTTAAAAACCTCCGTTTGTATGTGAGTGGACAGAACATCCATACCTGGACAAAAACTACCGGATATTCGCCTGAAGCACCGATCAGTGATGTACTTGGTGGTGGTGCTGACAATGGAGTATATCCAATTCCGGCAGTTTACACATTTGGTATCAATGCAACATTTTAA
- a CDS encoding rhodanese-related sulfurtransferase — protein sequence MKKFQTLLYYCYSHIAGAEQFADDHLKFCKSLGLVGRIIVADEGLNGTVSGTQEACEAYMAAVKADERFAKTDFKIDDVEEPSFIKMHCRYKAEIVHSGLRDPNIIDPNRQTGKHLEPAEFQKMIDQDDVVILDVRSNYEHNLGKFKNALTLDIENFREFPDKINELAKYKDKKVLTYCTGGIKCEKASALLLHHGFNEVYQLHGGIIKYGKEAGGEDFEGKCYVFDNRIAVDVNTVNPTVVSKCFNCGKTTPKMINCANPECNEHITQCDECGEELQGCCSVACTSNPRKRKYDGTGYYVKVPQPVNVAKK from the coding sequence ATGAAAAAATTCCAGACATTACTTTACTACTGCTATAGTCATATAGCCGGGGCAGAACAGTTTGCCGACGATCACCTCAAATTTTGTAAATCATTGGGTCTTGTGGGCCGGATCATAGTGGCCGACGAAGGCCTGAATGGCACCGTTTCGGGCACACAGGAAGCCTGCGAAGCATATATGGCTGCTGTAAAAGCCGACGAGCGCTTCGCAAAAACAGACTTCAAAATAGACGATGTTGAAGAACCATCCTTTATTAAAATGCATTGCCGCTACAAAGCGGAAATTGTGCACTCCGGACTCAGGGATCCGAACATCATCGATCCGAACAGGCAGACAGGCAAACATCTGGAACCTGCAGAATTCCAGAAAATGATAGACCAGGACGATGTAGTGATCCTGGATGTACGTTCCAACTACGAGCATAACCTGGGTAAATTTAAAAATGCCCTTACCCTCGATATCGAGAATTTCAGGGAGTTTCCTGATAAGATCAACGAGCTGGCCAAATACAAGGATAAAAAAGTCCTGACCTATTGCACCGGCGGTATCAAATGTGAAAAAGCATCGGCATTGCTCTTACACCATGGTTTTAATGAGGTGTACCAATTGCATGGTGGCATCATTAAGTATGGCAAGGAAGCAGGTGGTGAGGATTTTGAAGGCAAGTGCTATGTGTTCGACAACCGTATTGCGGTAGATGTAAACACGGTAAACCCTACCGTGGTTTCCAAATGTTTTAACTGTGGCAAAACAACGCCCAAAATGATCAACTGTGCCAATCCGGAATGTAATGAGCACATTACACAATGTGACGAGTGTGGCGAGGAACTACAGGGCTGCTGTTCTGTTGCCTGCACCAGCAATCCGCGTAAACGCAAATACGATGGAACAGGGTATTATGTAAAAGTCCCCCAGCCGGTAAACGTAGCGAAGAAATAA